Proteins encoded in a region of the Deltaproteobacteria bacterium genome:
- a CDS encoding D-2-hydroxyacid dehydrogenase — translation MSKQKIKIIFLDAASVNLGDIEVSRLKRQGDYQAYSQTLPEEIVERASEAEIIISNKVVLGQKVLSRLPHLKLIAVAATGYNNIAIKAAKKMNIAVANVAGYSTASVSEQTLLFLLAFSHRFLEHHEACLSGLWSRSPFYAELGFPYLNLQGKILGILGYGSIGRQVARVARALGMKVLLGKIPGRKYPNNKNRVSLKPLCEKADYISLHCPLSAHTKHLINSQTLSWMKRRPCLLNLARGAIVDEEALLHALQKGWVSGYATDVLEQEPPPANHPFFAKEFKNKILFSPHIAWASRESRQKLVNEIAANIEAFKRGIKRNRVC, via the coding sequence ATGAGTAAGCAAAAAATAAAGATTATTTTTTTAGATGCTGCCAGTGTCAACCTGGGAGATATTGAGGTGTCTCGCTTGAAAAGACAAGGGGATTATCAAGCCTATTCTCAGACTCTTCCTGAAGAAATTGTCGAGCGAGCTTCAGAGGCTGAAATTATCATTAGTAACAAGGTGGTGCTTGGTCAAAAAGTGCTGAGCCGGCTTCCTCACCTAAAACTCATCGCCGTGGCTGCTACAGGTTATAACAACATCGCTATTAAAGCGGCCAAAAAAATGAACATCGCGGTGGCAAATGTGGCGGGATACTCCACAGCCAGTGTAAGCGAGCAGACTCTCTTATTCCTGCTAGCTTTTTCACATCGTTTTCTGGAGCATCACGAGGCCTGCCTCAGTGGGTTATGGTCACGTTCTCCCTTTTATGCCGAGCTGGGATTTCCTTATTTGAATTTGCAGGGCAAAATTTTAGGCATCCTCGGTTATGGAAGCATCGGAAGACAGGTGGCTAGAGTAGCTCGGGCTTTGGGGATGAAAGTACTGCTTGGAAAAATTCCTGGCAGAAAATATCCAAACAATAAAAATCGGGTCTCCCTCAAGCCGCTCTGCGAAAAAGCGGACTACATCAGCTTGCATTGTCCGCTGAGTGCACACACAAAACACCTCATCAACTCTCAAACTCTTTCCTGGATGAAGCGAAGACCCTGTCTGCTCAATTTGGCTCGAGGGGCTATTGTCGACGAAGAGGCTCTGCTTCACGCCCTGCAAAAGGGATGGGTTTCGGGTTATGCGACCGATGTTCTGGAACAAGAACCTCCGCCTGCAAATCATCCCTTTTTTGCCAAGGAATTTAAAAATAAAATCTTGTTCAGTCCTCATATCGCCTGGGCCAGCCGCGAATCGCGTCAAAAGTTGGTGAATGAAATTGCGGCGAATATTGAAGCTTTTAAGAGGGGAATAAAGAGGAATCGGGTGTGTTGA
- a CDS encoding PaaI family thioesterase, producing the protein MNKLHESYQHIFPHKDNFGELVGYDILEAKPGYARTVLTIEKKHLSPSGACHGGTLSTFVDFSMGAAIFLSLKKGELCSTIEFKINYISPAKLNDKLVCDAKIKSKGKSHAVVECHVFRPDEEDKRDVAIALGTYNIYSTQK; encoded by the coding sequence TTGAATAAACTACACGAAAGCTACCAACATATTTTTCCCCACAAAGACAATTTTGGAGAGTTGGTGGGTTACGACATCCTCGAAGCGAAACCCGGCTATGCACGCACTGTTTTAACCATAGAAAAAAAACATTTAAGTCCTTCGGGCGCCTGCCATGGGGGAACCCTATCTACTTTTGTGGACTTCTCTATGGGTGCTGCTATCTTCTTGAGCCTGAAAAAGGGGGAACTTTGTTCCACCATTGAGTTTAAAATTAATTATATTTCTCCTGCAAAATTGAATGATAAACTGGTCTGCGATGCAAAAATAAAATCCAAAGGGAAATCCCATGCTGTGGTGGAATGTCATGTCTTTCGACCTGACGAAGAAGATAAAAGGGATGTTGCCATTGCTTTGGGCACTTATAATATTTACTCAACCCAGAAATGA
- a CDS encoding DUF3147 family protein, which translates to MSHDTLFFIFKTIVSGLMIAGISSLVKVQPKWAAFLTALPVMTVLSLVWIYLEQKDLQVLQHYTKDVFLYVLPTLSFFGAAYYLFKHKTPFWLALSIALLILFLSVALFKKFGFLK; encoded by the coding sequence ATGAGTCACGACACCCTTTTTTTTATTTTTAAAACCATAGTTTCCGGACTGATGATTGCCGGCATCAGCAGTCTGGTGAAGGTTCAGCCTAAATGGGCCGCCTTTTTGACTGCTTTGCCAGTGATGACTGTTCTTTCCCTCGTCTGGATTTACCTGGAACAAAAAGATCTGCAAGTACTACAACACTATACCAAGGATGTTTTTTTATACGTGCTTCCCACCCTCAGTTTTTTTGGGGCGGCCTATTATTTATTTAAACACAAAACACCTTTTTGGTTGGCCCTCTCGATTGCGCTGCTGATTTTATTCCTCAGTGTGGCCCTATTCAAGAAGTTTGGTTTTTTAAAATAG
- a CDS encoding ArsA family ATPase, with protein MNLQTLIEEKKLIICCGSGGVGKTTTAAALGLKAALSGKKVAVLTVDPAKRLANSLGISSLGNEEKEIDISRFQASAQTSGKFFAAMLDTKRTFDKIIERYAPNEEARNNILGNALYQHLSSMIAGSQEYMAMERVYEMVQKDKYDLLILDTPPTAHALDFLEAPQKMSAAVGDSMLKWFLKPGIFVGKSSLKLLEKGAQKIFGIFGRVLGMEFLQDLSTMLISTGGLLEGFKERAEEVSGLLKNSDTAFLLVAAPQGFSLNEALMFYEKMKEFKLPFSGLILNRIHPRLKKKNWQALNSFTYKKKLSEMFSAYEALADQEAVQIEWISQKIKGTMLLLPHMNSDIHDLESLKDLGDLLM; from the coding sequence ATGAATTTACAAACCCTCATCGAAGAAAAAAAATTAATCATTTGTTGTGGCTCGGGGGGAGTCGGCAAAACAACCACTGCCGCAGCCTTGGGGTTAAAAGCCGCCCTTTCAGGAAAAAAAGTAGCTGTGCTCACTGTAGATCCGGCCAAAAGACTCGCCAACTCCCTGGGGATTTCCTCGCTGGGAAACGAAGAAAAGGAAATCGACATCTCTCGTTTTCAAGCATCCGCTCAAACCTCAGGAAAATTCTTTGCGGCTATGCTGGATACAAAAAGGACTTTTGACAAAATCATCGAACGTTATGCCCCCAATGAAGAAGCCAGAAATAATATACTGGGGAATGCTCTCTACCAGCATCTCTCCAGCATGATTGCCGGTTCTCAAGAATACATGGCCATGGAGCGGGTATACGAGATGGTTCAGAAAGATAAATACGATTTGCTGATTTTAGATACTCCTCCCACGGCACACGCACTTGATTTTTTAGAAGCCCCTCAAAAAATGAGTGCTGCCGTGGGCGACAGCATGTTGAAATGGTTTTTGAAACCAGGAATCTTTGTTGGAAAAAGTTCCTTAAAACTTCTAGAAAAAGGGGCTCAAAAAATTTTTGGTATTTTTGGAAGGGTTTTGGGTATGGAATTCCTCCAGGATCTTTCCACTATGCTCATTTCTACCGGGGGTCTTCTGGAAGGCTTCAAGGAGAGGGCAGAAGAAGTTTCAGGGCTACTCAAAAACTCGGATACCGCTTTTCTACTGGTTGCAGCACCACAGGGATTCAGTTTGAACGAGGCTTTGATGTTCTACGAAAAAATGAAGGAATTTAAACTTCCTTTCTCCGGTTTAATCCTGAATCGAATTCATCCTCGTTTAAAGAAAAAGAATTGGCAGGCCTTAAATTCATTCACCTACAAAAAAAAATTATCCGAAATGTTCAGCGCCTACGAAGCCCTGGCAGACCAAGAAGCTGTACAAATTGAATGGATCAGTCAGAAAATAAAAGGAACAATGTTGCTCTTGCCGCACATGAATTCTGACATTCACGACCTGGAAAGTTTGAAAGATTTGGGAGATCTCCTGATGTAG